In one window of Gopherus evgoodei ecotype Sinaloan lineage chromosome 9, rGopEvg1_v1.p, whole genome shotgun sequence DNA:
- the LOC115658086 gene encoding probable G-protein coupled receptor 83 has protein sequence MSSHVWFPLQYISKPYRRAQARNGSDFFSALYGFPNRSSFFHGDLDLDDLGDFDRGTRYEGESQSRTVKALLIVAYSVIIGISLFGNILVCHVVIKNKRMHSATSLFIVNLAMADIMITLLNTPFTLVRFVSSTWVFGKLMCHISRFVQYCSVHVSVLTLAAIALDRHQVIMHPLKPRMSIAKGGICIIIIWVMASCFSLPHAIYQNLARFDIGNRTIRMVCLPSFPPPADLFWKYLDLTTFVLLYVLPLLVISITYTMVAKKLWLRNAIGDITMEQYFAHQRKKKMTLKMLMVVVVVFAVCWFPLNCYLVLISSRAIHSNNALYFAFHWFAMSSTCYNPFIYCWLNESFRSELKSLLCVCRQKNAHALQSHALQSISPPFRHAWAENCHYKRGSCSQKARASSQRNSAKTDISSVQPIVTGS, from the exons ATGAGCAGCCACGTGTGGTTCCCCTTGCAGTACATCTCCAAACCCTACCGCCGGGCACAGGCCCGCAATGGCTCCGACTTCTTCTCTGCCCTCTACGGCTTCCCCAACCGATCCTCCTTCTTCCACGGCGACTTGGACCTGGACGACCTGGGGGACTTTGACAGGGGCACCCGGTACGAAGGGGAGTCCCAGAGCCGGACGGTGAAGGCGCTGCTCATCGTGGCCTATTCGGTGATCATCGGCATCTCTCTCTTCGGCAATATCCTGGTCTGCCACGTGGTGATCAAGAATAAGAGGATGCATTCGGCTACCAGCCTCTTCATCGTCAACCTGGCCATGGCGGACATCATGATCACCCTCCTGAACACGCCCTTCACCCTG GTGCGATTCGTAAGCAGTACCTGGGTTTTCGGAAAGCTGATGTGTCACATAAGCCGGTTTGTCCAGTACTGCTCTGTCCATGTTTCTGTGCTTACCCTTGCAGCCATTGCACTGGATCGACATCAG GTTATAATGCACCCTTTGAAACCCCGGATGTCAATTGCTAAAGGAGGAATTTGCATCATTATAATCTGGGTTATGGCCagctgcttctctctgccccaTGCCATCTACCAGAATCTAGCAAGATTTGATATTGG GAACAGAACTATACGAATGGTCTGTCTCCCcagcttccctcctcctgctGATCTCTTCTGGAAGTACCTGGACTTGACTACTTTTGTACTCTTATACGTCCTGCCCTTGCTTGTGATCTCTATCACGTACACAATGGTAGCCAAGAAGCTCTGGCTGAGGAATGCCATTGGAGACATCACCATGGAGCAATACTTTGCCCATCAGCGGAAGAAGAAGATGACACTGAAGATGTTgatggtggtagtggtggtttTTGCTGTCTGCTGGTTCCCACTGAACTGCTACCTGGTGCTCATCTCCAGCAGGGCCATCCACAGCAACAATGCTCTGTACTTTGCTTTCCACTGGTTTGCCATGAGCAGCACCTGCTACAACCCCTTCATTTACTGCTGGCTCAATGAGAGCTTCCGCTCTGAGCTCAAGTCCCTGTTGTGTGTGTGCCGGCAAAAGAATGCACACGCCCTGCAGAGCCATGCCCTGCAGTCCATCTCTCCTCCTTTCAGGCATGCCTGGGCTGAGAATTGTCATTATAAAAGGGGCAGCTGCTCTCAGAAAGCAAGAGCATCTTCCCAAAGAAACTCTGCAAAGACAGACATATCCAGTGTCCAGCCAATTGTGACAGGGAGCTAA